In Vitis riparia cultivar Riparia Gloire de Montpellier isolate 1030 chromosome 19, EGFV_Vit.rip_1.0, whole genome shotgun sequence, the following proteins share a genomic window:
- the LOC117909273 gene encoding exopolygalacturonase-like: MACFSHQDTTSEMHLEDIVMNNVGNPIIIDQKYCPHNQCNLKSLSRIKLSNVSFRNIQGTTSTQVAVKLVCSQGVPCQDVELGDNNGNEGLAMSQCKNIKPNLLDKQLPRTCA, from the exons ATGGCCTGCTTCTCTCATCAAGACACTACCTCTGAAATGCATCTTGAAGATATTGTCATGAATAATGTTGGCAATCCCATAATCATAGATCAAAAGTATTGCCCCCATAACCAATGCAACTTAAAG AGTCTATCACGCATTAAGCTCAGCAATGTTAGCTTCAGAAACATCCAGGGCACTACCTCAACTCAGGTTGCTGTCAAGCTTGTTTGCAGCCAAGGAGTACCATGCCAAGATGTCGAGCTTGGTGACAACAACGGAAATGAAGGCCTTGCCATGTCACAATGCAAGAACATTAAGCCAAATCTACTGGACAAGCAACTGCCAAGGACTTGTGCCTAA